Proteins from a single region of Haloterrigena alkaliphila:
- a CDS encoding DUF7289 family protein — protein MNGDRTGHECRSGGEHGASPVVGVALLFGMVIAGAVLIFVAAGPVLDGMEGESNRERALMQVNQIDHAFATASISDEPQPLDVPSTADLTVSDDGSIEVEWFNADDSEADSCTVSGELRSLEYELEDRTFVHQGGGIWERSNGEATVVSEPQIGYDGESLQLHIMQLDEGDVGGSEFAAKADYSKSTQLTADIKSAATDCAEPDIAFRIESEYHQAWYTYLESALGAAEHDEVTVEQRNDTVEVTIEGVRNVSEAPEVIVTADYGLQGDAVVGTNRVIHPDEFNPTPHLEITAGFAKTVDEDIEQDLHFMVVGEGVSETIRNVQFNGDQDDEIRRPFRIAPGEYRHTLEPGQTYEYDISTADDSLSDRGSFYVGNEGIDFVKTAPENDDITTTTDDGNVTISLDVRNIGVESGSQDVTLTLDDFPHVTNTQSPHLEYGEDGTVEWTINQSALPVGEYDFTIDVDGEDVGTGTIRGEASSGEGGFVVVEDEGVDGEYVDRDQIVRSDGEFTVRAGIASTYPTDGVTEDVTLTIHGVDVEIPEPITLDGGERGTIAFDVDPDEYDLEPGTVYDYDVTTDDGGLSETGSFYFGHPDTHFALSNGNATVGDEVTIRADVHNTGIDDGSQSIDLDLEYQGELPGDLEEDPYADLDVDASDVDRSFGENGTIEFELNQSALIDGEYKMTIRSGDDSVMVPFTVTAGVDPNRVGLGEIEDAEVTVEVLGSQVSGDGLTGDHQLAPMTLEIIANGESIHAFENPASGNNINVGPTWQNKNDDSYRHEFTVGEETDLTLRNTRYASSRWNWWRQSPTCADQITDPSTLPHYTGPSQRDLAWCTNVPGTTAFGPIDASQGENLQNVRVRSAEDNSIPALPAGTAQQLSATEVLERQGLIAESGDELDLGPGEFVFLFENTESTNEDGIDALWNEAIGAYEENPSQTHDPNFNDLIVYVRVERAGVDPGTPSIRIVPGGGESTEVSSGDGTAAGEPGDVSVDVDGSSSGSGIDSIGPGTSSNESGNDGVASIDESDIDLSSDYIVVG, from the coding sequence ATGAATGGGGATCGTACTGGGCACGAGTGTAGGTCAGGTGGGGAACACGGTGCATCACCGGTAGTCGGTGTTGCACTCCTCTTCGGAATGGTTATCGCCGGTGCCGTTTTGATTTTCGTAGCTGCCGGACCGGTGCTCGATGGGATGGAGGGGGAGAGCAACCGAGAACGTGCGCTCATGCAGGTAAATCAGATCGATCACGCGTTCGCAACCGCGAGCATTTCCGACGAGCCGCAACCGCTCGATGTTCCGTCTACTGCCGATCTGACCGTCTCAGACGATGGATCGATCGAAGTCGAGTGGTTCAACGCAGACGATTCCGAGGCCGACAGCTGTACCGTCTCCGGCGAACTTCGTTCTCTCGAGTACGAACTCGAGGACCGAACGTTCGTTCACCAGGGCGGGGGAATCTGGGAACGGAGCAACGGCGAGGCGACGGTCGTTTCGGAACCGCAGATCGGGTACGACGGCGAGAGCTTACAGCTTCATATCATGCAACTCGACGAAGGGGACGTCGGCGGGTCAGAGTTCGCAGCGAAGGCGGACTACAGCAAGTCGACGCAGCTCACGGCGGATATCAAATCGGCTGCGACAGACTGCGCTGAGCCGGACATTGCGTTTCGCATCGAAAGCGAGTACCATCAGGCGTGGTACACGTACCTCGAGAGCGCACTCGGTGCAGCCGAGCACGACGAAGTGACCGTGGAGCAACGCAACGACACCGTGGAAGTAACGATCGAGGGCGTTAGGAACGTCTCGGAGGCGCCGGAGGTTATCGTTACTGCGGACTACGGATTGCAAGGTGATGCCGTTGTCGGCACCAACCGCGTTATCCATCCCGACGAGTTCAACCCGACACCTCACCTGGAGATAACGGCTGGGTTCGCGAAAACCGTCGACGAGGACATCGAGCAAGACCTTCACTTCATGGTCGTCGGTGAAGGCGTGAGTGAGACGATCAGAAATGTGCAGTTCAATGGCGACCAGGATGACGAAATACGGAGGCCGTTCAGGATCGCCCCGGGAGAGTACCGTCACACACTCGAGCCCGGCCAGACGTACGAGTACGATATTTCGACCGCGGACGATTCGCTAAGCGACAGAGGATCGTTCTACGTCGGGAACGAGGGAATCGATTTCGTCAAGACCGCGCCGGAGAACGACGATATCACGACGACGACGGATGACGGTAACGTGACGATCAGTCTCGACGTGCGGAATATCGGCGTCGAGAGCGGCTCCCAGGACGTGACGCTGACGCTCGATGACTTCCCGCACGTCACGAACACCCAGAGTCCACACCTCGAGTACGGCGAAGACGGTACTGTCGAGTGGACGATCAACCAGAGCGCGCTGCCGGTGGGAGAGTACGACTTCACGATCGACGTTGACGGAGAGGACGTCGGAACGGGAACGATTCGTGGCGAAGCGAGCAGTGGCGAGGGTGGATTCGTCGTCGTCGAAGACGAGGGCGTCGACGGGGAGTACGTCGATCGGGACCAGATCGTCCGATCCGACGGTGAATTCACCGTCCGCGCTGGTATCGCGAGTACGTACCCGACCGACGGCGTTACGGAAGACGTTACGTTGACAATTCACGGTGTCGACGTCGAGATCCCCGAGCCGATAACGCTCGACGGCGGAGAACGGGGAACGATCGCCTTCGACGTCGATCCCGACGAGTACGACCTCGAGCCAGGAACCGTCTACGATTACGACGTCACGACCGACGACGGCGGGCTGAGCGAAACCGGATCGTTCTACTTCGGCCATCCGGATACCCACTTCGCGCTCTCGAACGGAAACGCGACGGTCGGCGACGAGGTTACGATCCGCGCCGACGTCCACAACACGGGGATCGACGACGGTTCCCAGTCGATCGACCTCGACCTCGAGTACCAAGGCGAGTTACCCGGTGACCTCGAGGAGGACCCGTACGCGGACCTCGACGTCGACGCGAGCGACGTCGACCGATCGTTCGGCGAGAACGGGACGATCGAGTTCGAACTCAACCAGAGCGCCCTCATCGACGGGGAGTACAAGATGACGATCCGGTCGGGCGACGACAGCGTGATGGTACCGTTTACCGTTACCGCCGGTGTCGACCCGAACCGGGTTGGACTCGGCGAAATCGAAGACGCGGAAGTGACCGTCGAGGTCCTCGGCTCGCAGGTCTCAGGTGACGGATTAACCGGTGATCACCAACTCGCACCGATGACGCTCGAAATCATCGCCAACGGAGAATCGATACACGCCTTCGAAAATCCCGCTAGCGGAAACAACATCAATGTCGGACCGACGTGGCAAAACAAAAACGACGACAGCTATCGGCACGAGTTCACGGTCGGCGAGGAAACCGATCTTACGCTACGGAACACGAGATACGCGAGCAGTAGGTGGAACTGGTGGAGGCAAAGCCCCACCTGTGCCGATCAGATTACCGACCCGAGTACGTTACCCCACTATACGGGTCCATCCCAGCGGGATCTGGCGTGGTGTACTAACGTCCCAGGAACCACTGCGTTCGGTCCGATCGATGCCTCGCAGGGGGAGAACCTGCAAAACGTCAGGGTCCGGAGCGCCGAAGACAACTCGATTCCGGCACTACCCGCGGGGACAGCCCAGCAACTGAGTGCCACCGAGGTCCTCGAGCGGCAGGGACTGATCGCGGAAAGCGGGGACGAACTCGACCTCGGTCCCGGCGAGTTCGTGTTCCTGTTCGAGAACACGGAATCCACGAACGAGGACGGCATCGATGCACTCTGGAATGAAGCTATCGGCGCCTACGAGGAGAACCCCTCTCAGACGCACGATCCGAACTTCAACGACCTGATCGTCTACGTGCGGGTCGAGCGAGCGGGCGTCGATCCCGGAACGCCCAGCATCAGGATCGTTCCCGGGGGTGGCGAGTCGACCGAGGTCAGCTCCGGCGACGGAACCGCCGCCGGAGAGCCAGGCGACGTGAGCGTCGACGTCGATGGGAGTTCTAGCGGCTCCGGTATCGATTCCATCGGACCCGGAACCTCGAGCAACGAGAGTGGGAACGATGGCGTGGCCTCGATCGACGAATCCGATATCGATCTCAGCTCCGATTACATCGTCGTCGGCTAA
- a CDS encoding DUF106 domain-containing protein, translating into MTRTAEKIDDLVREDSSMSEALEAIREAADRNGGEVHWADVNDDLTSGQWGRLIEKGVLVDGGEGFEIADREAYDEALDGDGGDYGGDVEIDAEQSKWSQWDKLAGVGSLLLMFGYWIDSVQAMVGSTINTVLAPLNDALPFYAVILSIALLTGLYSTLLQANLTNPEIMGKYQERMKAMQEKQKDVRQRKKDAEERGASEAEIERLEDELEEAREEQMEAMAENLGMFKEQLRPMVWIMLLTIPLFLWMYWKVHGVGLASTESTVIMPLVGETSWNAGVIGPMRAWIVWYFLCSMGFTQLLRKALNIDMTPSGT; encoded by the coding sequence ATGACGCGTACAGCGGAGAAAATCGACGACCTCGTCCGCGAGGATTCCTCCATGTCCGAGGCCCTCGAGGCCATCCGCGAGGCGGCCGACCGGAACGGAGGCGAGGTCCACTGGGCCGACGTCAACGACGATTTGACGAGCGGTCAATGGGGCCGACTGATCGAGAAGGGTGTACTGGTCGACGGCGGCGAGGGGTTCGAGATCGCCGACCGCGAAGCGTACGACGAAGCCCTCGACGGCGACGGCGGTGACTACGGCGGCGACGTCGAGATCGACGCGGAGCAATCCAAGTGGTCTCAGTGGGACAAACTCGCCGGCGTCGGCTCCCTCCTGTTGATGTTCGGCTACTGGATCGACTCCGTACAGGCGATGGTCGGGAGCACGATCAACACGGTGCTCGCGCCGCTGAACGACGCGTTGCCGTTCTACGCCGTGATCCTCTCGATCGCCCTGCTGACGGGGCTGTACTCGACGCTGCTGCAGGCGAACCTGACGAACCCCGAGATCATGGGCAAGTACCAGGAGCGAATGAAGGCCATGCAGGAGAAGCAAAAGGACGTCCGCCAGCGCAAGAAGGACGCCGAGGAGCGCGGCGCCAGCGAGGCCGAGATCGAACGTCTCGAGGACGAACTCGAGGAGGCCCGCGAGGAGCAGATGGAAGCCATGGCGGAGAACCTCGGCATGTTCAAGGAGCAACTCCGTCCGATGGTCTGGATCATGCTGTTGACGATCCCGCTGTTCCTCTGGATGTACTGGAAGGTCCACGGCGTCGGCCTCGCGAGCACGGAATCGACCGTGATCATGCCGCTGGTCGGCGAAACGAGCTGGAACGCGGGCGTGATCGGACCGATGCGGGCCTGGATCGTCTGGTACTTCCTGTGCTCGATGGGCTTTACGCAGTTGTTGCGCAAGGCCCTGAACATCGATATGACGCCGTCGGGCACCTGA
- the cmk gene encoding (d)CMP kinase — protein MLLTVSGPPGSGKSTTAELLAERFGLEHVSGGDIFRELADERGYTPLEFNKLAEENDQIDRDLDRRLREIAREGDDLVLESRLAGWLAGDEADFRFWLDAPPRVRGERIAEREGKDPERATEETKAREASEAKRYQEYYGIDIQNLTIYDLSVNTARWEPDAVLDMLVTAVETYDAAGDEGQAFVDLEYEF, from the coding sequence ATGTTACTCACCGTCTCCGGCCCGCCGGGAAGCGGGAAGAGTACGACAGCGGAGTTACTCGCCGAGCGGTTCGGCCTCGAGCACGTCAGCGGCGGCGACATCTTTCGCGAACTCGCCGACGAGCGCGGCTACACGCCCCTCGAGTTCAACAAACTCGCGGAGGAGAACGACCAGATCGACCGCGACCTCGATCGCCGACTCCGCGAGATCGCCCGCGAGGGGGACGACCTCGTGCTCGAGTCCCGACTCGCGGGCTGGCTGGCCGGCGACGAGGCGGACTTCCGGTTCTGGCTGGACGCCCCGCCGCGAGTGCGCGGAGAGCGTATCGCCGAGCGCGAGGGGAAGGACCCCGAGCGAGCGACCGAGGAGACGAAAGCCCGGGAGGCCAGCGAGGCCAAACGCTATCAGGAGTACTACGGGATCGACATCCAGAACCTGACGATCTACGATCTGTCGGTGAACACGGCCCGCTGGGAGCCCGACGCCGTCCTGGACATGCTCGTCACCGCCGTCGAGACCTACGACGCCGCGGGCGACGAGGGACAGGCGTTCGTCGACCTCGAGTACGAGTTCTGA
- a CDS encoding RNA-guided pseudouridylation complex pseudouridine synthase subunit Cbf5, producing the protein MSQRPRLRGPPDERTPAELLTFGVVTLDKPPGPSSHQVSGWLRDAVDETLAARDAGATIDRAAHAGTLDPKVTGCLPVMLGDATRLAQVFLEGPKEYVAVLECHGPVPGDVESVVAEFEGPIYQKPPRKSAVARRLRVREIYDLEVLEAAERQVLLRIRCESGTYVRKLCHDLGLALGTGGHMGHLRRTATAPFDDRELSSAYEFLDALAFWREDDDPDPLREVVAPAERILEGIPSVLIAESAAREVANGAPVYAPGVLEVDDEASAGDLVACFTPNGAAVCLGEFVDDPKRDVVVDLERVLV; encoded by the coding sequence ATGAGTCAGCGTCCTCGCCTCCGCGGCCCGCCCGACGAGCGCACCCCCGCGGAACTGCTCACCTTCGGCGTCGTCACCCTCGACAAGCCCCCCGGCCCCTCCTCGCACCAGGTCAGCGGCTGGTTGCGCGACGCCGTCGACGAGACGCTCGCCGCCCGCGACGCGGGGGCGACGATCGATCGGGCGGCCCACGCCGGGACGCTCGACCCCAAGGTGACCGGCTGTCTCCCCGTCATGCTCGGCGACGCGACGCGACTCGCGCAGGTCTTCCTCGAGGGTCCCAAGGAGTACGTCGCCGTCCTCGAGTGTCACGGCCCGGTGCCCGGAGACGTCGAGTCGGTCGTCGCCGAGTTCGAGGGCCCGATCTACCAGAAACCGCCCCGCAAGAGCGCGGTGGCGCGTCGCCTCCGCGTACGCGAGATCTACGACCTCGAGGTCCTCGAGGCGGCCGAGCGGCAGGTCCTCCTGCGCATTCGCTGCGAGAGCGGCACCTACGTCCGCAAGCTCTGTCACGATCTGGGGCTGGCACTGGGCACGGGCGGTCACATGGGCCACCTACGCCGGACCGCGACGGCGCCGTTCGACGACCGCGAGCTGTCCTCGGCTTACGAGTTCCTCGACGCGCTGGCGTTCTGGCGCGAGGACGACGATCCCGACCCGCTCCGCGAGGTCGTCGCCCCCGCCGAACGGATCCTCGAGGGGATCCCGAGCGTCCTGATCGCCGAGAGCGCCGCCCGCGAGGTCGCGAACGGCGCCCCGGTGTACGCGCCGGGCGTCCTCGAGGTCGACGACGAGGCGAGCGCCGGCGACCTCGTGGCCTGTTTCACGCCCAACGGGGCGGCGGTGTGTCTCGGCGAGTTCGTCGACGATCCGAAACGTGACGTGGTGGTCGACCTCGAGCGCGTGCTGGTCTGA
- a CDS encoding 5'-deoxyadenosine deaminase, with protein sequence MLLSGTVVVDAGTTIEEGAVVTAGDSIVAVGDRPDLLEQYPDHERREYDLLLPGLVGGHVHSVQSLGRGVADDTALLTWLFDYVLPMEAEMDADVMHTAAKLGYLECLESGTTTVIDHLSVHHADAAFDAAIDVGIRGRLGKVLMDKDSPSGLQQETQTALDETEALIREYHDVNDGRIQYAVTPRFAVSCTEACLRGCRDLADAYDGVRIHTHASENRDEITAVETETGMRNIHWLDEVGLTGDDVVLAHCVWTDEAERELLAESGTHVCHCPSSNMKLASGIAPVVDYLERGINVALGNDGPPCNNTLDAFTEMRQASLLQKVETLDPTTTAAETVFEMATRNGAEAAGFERLGELREGWNADIVGLTTDVTRATPVNDVFSHLVYAAHGDDVELTMVDGEVLYDGGEHVGIDAAAVRERAREYATELNATPKT encoded by the coding sequence ATGCTCCTTTCGGGCACCGTCGTCGTCGATGCCGGGACGACTATCGAGGAGGGGGCGGTCGTCACCGCGGGCGATTCGATCGTCGCCGTCGGTGACCGTCCCGACCTCCTCGAGCAGTACCCCGACCACGAGCGTCGGGAGTACGATCTTCTCCTTCCGGGGCTGGTCGGCGGGCACGTTCACTCCGTGCAGTCGCTCGGCCGCGGCGTCGCCGACGACACTGCGTTGCTCACCTGGCTGTTCGATTACGTGCTCCCGATGGAAGCCGAGATGGATGCCGACGTGATGCACACCGCGGCAAAACTCGGCTACCTCGAGTGTCTCGAGTCCGGAACGACCACGGTCATCGATCATCTCTCGGTCCACCACGCCGACGCGGCGTTCGACGCGGCCATCGACGTCGGGATCCGCGGCCGCCTCGGGAAGGTGCTGATGGACAAGGACTCCCCGTCGGGGCTGCAGCAGGAGACGCAGACCGCGCTCGACGAAACGGAGGCACTCATTCGGGAGTATCACGACGTGAACGACGGCCGCATTCAGTACGCCGTCACCCCGCGGTTTGCGGTGAGTTGTACCGAGGCGTGTCTCCGCGGGTGTCGTGACCTCGCGGACGCGTACGACGGCGTGCGTATCCACACGCACGCGAGCGAGAACCGCGACGAGATCACGGCCGTCGAGACGGAGACGGGGATGCGAAATATCCACTGGCTCGACGAAGTCGGCCTCACGGGCGATGACGTCGTCCTCGCACACTGCGTCTGGACCGACGAAGCCGAGCGCGAACTCCTCGCGGAGTCCGGGACGCACGTGTGTCACTGTCCGTCGTCGAACATGAAGCTCGCCTCGGGTATCGCACCAGTCGTCGACTACCTCGAACGCGGTATCAACGTCGCACTCGGGAACGACGGGCCGCCGTGCAACAACACGCTCGATGCGTTCACCGAGATGCGACAGGCGAGCCTTCTCCAGAAGGTGGAGACCCTCGATCCGACGACGACGGCCGCGGAAACGGTGTTCGAGATGGCGACGCGAAACGGCGCGGAGGCTGCCGGATTCGAGCGTCTCGGTGAACTCCGCGAGGGATGGAACGCCGACATCGTCGGACTGACGACCGACGTAACACGCGCGACGCCGGTCAACGACGTGTTCTCTCATCTCGTCTACGCTGCACACGGTGACGACGTCGAGCTCACGATGGTCGACGGTGAGGTCCTGTACGACGGCGGCGAACACGTCGGTATCGACGCTGCAGCCGTCCGCGAGCGAGCGCGTGAGTACGCCACCGAACTGAACGCGACGCCGAAAACGTAG
- a CDS encoding type IV pilin: protein MDLHKYRNKLIGSEEERAVSPVIGVILMVAITVILAAVIAAFVLDMGDDMGNTGPQTATDASTNSGWNDSNANELAYVTHTSGDSVEMANLEVIVRGPDGQNIRTFDNTDWSPSSDEVLLDGSSPSGDDVFGGGAQLTIVSGVSGNDIGDELSSGDKFSIHLVHTQSDTTFAEKELTAP from the coding sequence ATGGACCTACACAAATACAGAAACAAGCTGATCGGAAGCGAAGAGGAACGGGCCGTATCGCCCGTCATCGGCGTCATCCTAATGGTGGCCATCACGGTCATTCTCGCAGCAGTCATCGCGGCGTTCGTGCTGGACATGGGCGACGACATGGGTAATACTGGCCCACAAACCGCTACGGACGCCAGTACTAACTCAGGGTGGAACGATTCGAACGCCAATGAATTAGCCTATGTTACTCACACGAGTGGTGACTCCGTTGAGATGGCTAATTTAGAAGTTATCGTTCGTGGACCTGACGGCCAGAACATCCGGACGTTTGACAACACTGATTGGAGCCCGAGTAGCGACGAAGTCCTGCTGGATGGTTCATCGCCAAGTGGTGATGACGTATTCGGTGGAGGTGCACAACTAACGATTGTCTCCGGTGTCTCTGGTAATGATATCGGTGACGAACTATCGTCTGGTGACAAGTTCTCCATCCACCTTGTCCACACGCAATCTGATACGACATTCGCCGAGAAGGAACTCACGGCTCCGTAA
- a CDS encoding type IV pilin encodes MDNPLAAPADRAINPVLGVLLVVGLTVVCSAALGTVLIGGGDDAERAPVVDATVEVERVVQHGSDGFVTLGVTALDDADFVTVTATTTDGTPAIANGTPNGTAELTERRDAVGDSVTIREAVDPDQPRDVELRLVAVAHHGDREAVVLDRTVIV; translated from the coding sequence ATGGACAACCCACTCGCCGCCCCCGCGGATCGCGCGATCAACCCGGTTCTGGGGGTCCTCCTCGTCGTCGGACTGACCGTCGTCTGTTCCGCGGCGCTGGGGACGGTCCTCATCGGCGGGGGGGACGACGCCGAGCGCGCGCCGGTCGTCGACGCGACGGTCGAGGTCGAGCGGGTCGTCCAGCACGGATCGGACGGTTTCGTCACCCTCGGCGTGACCGCGCTGGACGACGCCGACTTCGTCACGGTGACGGCGACGACCACCGACGGGACGCCGGCCATCGCCAACGGTACTCCGAACGGGACCGCGGAACTGACCGAACGCCGCGACGCCGTGGGTGACTCCGTGACCATCCGCGAGGCCGTCGATCCGGATCAGCCGCGGGACGTCGAACTCCGCCTCGTCGCCGTCGCCCACCACGGCGACCGCGAGGCCGTCGTCCTCGACCGGACGGTGATCGTCTGA
- a CDS encoding DUF7344 domain-containing protein, whose amino-acid sequence MGTHPNALERETVYSLLADESREYLLWHLSAVEETTTDAAAEGIAACKSETGAEPREDGRRSIAVRLVHDHLPRLDRHDVVDYDPATDEIERGPNFDDLEPYVADLELPVNPRSISN is encoded by the coding sequence ATGGGGACTCATCCTAACGCACTCGAGCGGGAAACGGTCTACTCACTGCTCGCCGACGAGAGCCGCGAATACCTCCTCTGGCACCTCAGCGCCGTCGAGGAGACGACGACTGATGCGGCCGCCGAGGGGATCGCCGCGTGCAAAAGTGAGACCGGTGCCGAACCGCGCGAGGATGGACGCCGATCGATCGCCGTCCGGCTTGTCCATGATCACCTCCCGCGACTGGATCGTCACGACGTGGTCGACTACGACCCCGCGACCGACGAGATCGAACGGGGGCCAAACTTCGACGACCTCGAGCCGTACGTCGCAGACCTCGAGCTCCCGGTCAATCCGCGGTCGATCAGTAACTGA
- a CDS encoding acyltransferase has product MTDETESRHDRIRHHPTPGPGNSLADWTRARNPLRVAISYVVVWLIRISPSLRLKRWLLRRLGATVGPGVSWGLEATPDVFWPELITVEREAIVGYDATILCHEFLSDEYRTGEVRIGERAMIGAGAIVLPGVEIGANARVAANSLVTRDVPPDTTVAGVPAEPMGTDDGETASDDS; this is encoded by the coding sequence GTGACCGACGAGACGGAGTCCCGCCACGACCGCATCCGACACCATCCGACCCCGGGGCCGGGTAACTCGCTCGCCGACTGGACCCGCGCGCGTAACCCGCTCCGCGTCGCGATTTCCTACGTCGTCGTCTGGCTGATTCGGATCTCGCCGAGCCTGCGACTCAAGCGCTGGCTGTTGCGCCGACTCGGTGCCACCGTCGGCCCCGGCGTCTCCTGGGGGCTCGAGGCCACGCCGGACGTCTTCTGGCCGGAGTTGATCACCGTCGAGCGCGAGGCGATCGTCGGCTACGACGCGACGATCCTCTGTCACGAGTTCCTCTCCGACGAGTATCGCACGGGCGAGGTCCGTATCGGCGAGCGGGCGATGATCGGCGCCGGCGCGATCGTGCTCCCGGGCGTCGAAATCGGGGCGAACGCCCGCGTCGCCGCGAACTCGCTCGTGACCCGAGACGTCCCGCCGGATACGACGGTCGCCGGCGTCCCGGCCGAACCGATGGGGACGGACGACGGCGAGACGGCTTCCGACGACTCCTGA
- a CDS encoding NAD(P)/FAD-dependent oxidoreductase: MTENVVVLGAGYAGAGAVNKLQSELGGNARLTWIADVDYHLVLHESHRVIRDPEVRSDITFPVDDIADQSTRFVQDEVVGLDVDEQVVELADNEDVDYDYVLVALGSQTAYYGIPGLEEHSLTLKSLDDALEIHDAIKEASQEATRGEPAQVVIGGAGLSGIQTAGEIAEFRDEHRAPLEIHLVEALEEIFPGNDPEIQQALRDLLEDAGVQIHTDDPITEAKEDVIEFDEGEPLEHDVLVWTGGITGRDALDEAELDKEHNRVNTEANFQTSDERVFAIGDSAIVDQGDQPAPPTAQAAWQAADVVGENIARAIENRPLKTWEFEDKGTVVSVGEKAVAHEVKPAFGMSLPVDTFGGFPAQNLKKLIAARWIATITSWNVARKSWPSL, translated from the coding sequence ATGACTGAGAACGTCGTCGTGCTCGGTGCCGGTTACGCCGGTGCTGGCGCGGTCAACAAGCTCCAGTCGGAGCTCGGGGGTAACGCGCGGCTGACATGGATCGCAGACGTCGACTACCATCTGGTTCTACACGAGTCCCACCGCGTGATTCGCGACCCGGAGGTCCGCTCGGACATCACGTTCCCCGTCGACGATATCGCGGACCAGTCGACCCGATTCGTTCAGGACGAGGTCGTCGGCCTCGACGTCGACGAGCAGGTCGTCGAACTCGCCGACAACGAGGACGTCGACTACGACTACGTCCTCGTCGCGCTGGGCAGCCAGACCGCCTACTACGGCATCCCCGGACTCGAGGAGCACTCGCTGACCCTGAAGAGCCTCGACGACGCCCTCGAGATCCACGACGCCATCAAAGAGGCCAGCCAGGAGGCGACCCGCGGCGAACCCGCACAGGTCGTCATCGGCGGCGCCGGCCTCTCGGGCATCCAGACCGCCGGCGAGATCGCGGAGTTCCGCGACGAACACCGCGCACCCCTCGAGATCCACCTCGTCGAAGCGCTCGAGGAGATTTTCCCCGGCAACGACCCCGAAATCCAGCAGGCGCTGCGCGACCTGCTCGAGGACGCCGGCGTCCAGATCCACACGGACGACCCGATCACCGAAGCGAAGGAGGACGTCATCGAGTTCGACGAGGGTGAACCCCTCGAGCACGACGTGCTCGTCTGGACCGGCGGGATCACCGGTCGGGACGCGCTCGACGAGGCCGAACTCGACAAGGAACACAATCGCGTCAACACGGAAGCCAACTTCCAGACCTCCGACGAGCGCGTCTTCGCCATCGGCGACTCGGCGATCGTCGATCAGGGCGACCAGCCCGCGCCGCCGACCGCCCAGGCCGCCTGGCAGGCCGCGGACGTCGTCGGCGAGAACATCGCTCGCGCCATCGAGAACCGGCCGCTGAAGACCTGGGAGTTCGAGGACAAGGGGACCGTCGTCTCCGTCGGCGAGAAGGCCGTCGCCCACGAGGTCAAGCCGGCCTTCGGCATGTCCCTCCCCGTCGATACCTTCGGCGGCTTCCCGGCGCAGAACCTGAAGAAGCTGATCGCCGCCCGCTGGATCGCGACGATCACCTCCTGGAACGTCGCCCGCAAGTCCTGGCCGTCGCTGTAG